The following are encoded in a window of Phytoactinopolyspora mesophila genomic DNA:
- a CDS encoding ABC transporter substrate-binding protein has protein sequence MPARTNITWTRRTRLPLIASCALALTLTACGGSSLGGESDSDDDGPVRIGLLVPQSGIYTALGDDMKNAFEMYVDLNDGELGGREVEIILADEGETADSGQSAATKLIKSDDVHAVTGVVSSAVMNAIKDMVEGDEVPLVGSNASPTDLVDVEYIWRTSYVNDEPGIALGEHVADAVDGPVYLIAADYQAGKDEIEGFKETFLPAGGEVEATVYTPFPGTTNFQPYLAQIQSSDAAAVFAFYAGGAAVDFVKQYDDYGLAGNIPLYAPGFLTEGGVLDAQGSSAEDIYTSMNYSADLDTDVNNEFVEEYVERFDIEPTTYAVASYDAAAVLDQAIAAVDGDLTRESLNEAIGAVGEINSPRGPWRFNEGGTPIQTWYLRQVSEVDGELKNSAIDELGELGD, from the coding sequence ATGCCCGCTCGAACCAACATCACCTGGACGCGCCGAACGCGCCTCCCGCTCATCGCATCTTGCGCTTTGGCGTTGACCCTCACCGCTTGCGGCGGCTCCAGCCTCGGCGGCGAGTCGGACAGCGACGACGACGGCCCGGTCCGGATCGGCCTTCTCGTGCCCCAATCCGGCATCTACACGGCCCTCGGCGACGACATGAAGAACGCGTTCGAGATGTACGTCGATCTCAACGATGGTGAACTCGGCGGCCGCGAGGTGGAGATCATCCTCGCCGACGAAGGCGAGACCGCCGACTCCGGCCAATCCGCCGCCACCAAGCTGATCAAGTCCGACGACGTCCACGCGGTCACCGGCGTGGTCAGCTCCGCCGTCATGAACGCCATCAAGGACATGGTCGAGGGCGACGAGGTGCCCCTGGTGGGCTCCAACGCCTCCCCCACCGACTTGGTCGACGTCGAGTACATCTGGCGCACGTCGTACGTCAACGACGAGCCCGGAATCGCGCTCGGTGAACACGTCGCCGACGCCGTCGACGGCCCCGTCTATCTGATCGCCGCCGACTACCAGGCCGGCAAGGACGAGATCGAAGGCTTCAAAGAGACCTTCCTGCCGGCCGGCGGCGAAGTCGAGGCAACGGTGTACACGCCGTTCCCCGGCACCACCAACTTCCAGCCTTATCTGGCGCAGATCCAGTCCAGTGACGCCGCCGCGGTCTTCGCCTTCTACGCCGGGGGCGCGGCGGTCGACTTCGTCAAGCAGTACGACGACTACGGCCTGGCCGGCAACATCCCGCTGTACGCGCCCGGCTTCCTCACCGAGGGTGGCGTCCTCGACGCACAGGGAAGCAGCGCGGAGGACATCTACACGTCCATGAACTACTCCGCCGACCTCGACACCGACGTCAACAACGAATTCGTCGAGGAGTACGTCGAGCGCTTCGACATCGAGCCCACCACCTACGCCGTGGCCTCGTACGACGCCGCCGCAGTCCTCGACCAGGCCATCGCGGCCGTCGACGGCGACCTCACCCGCGAAAGCCTCAACGAGGCCATCGGCGCCGTCGGCGAGATCAACAGCCCACGCGGGCCGTGGCGGTTCAACGAGGGCGGCACCCCTATTCAGACCTGGTATCTGCGCCAGGTGAGCGAGGTGGACGGTGAACTGAAGAACTCCGCGATCGACGAACTCGGCGAACTGGGAGACTGA
- a CDS encoding ABC transporter permease subunit: protein MDALATNLVTVVEGVAFGLLLFTLAVGLSLVFGMMDVLNLSHGTLYLVGAYAAYALSDGSWWGLVLAIIVGTAAGVLGGGVLAGMTLPLSKRGHLDQALLTLGVAFIAGELFFEAFGHEVVPTAPPEALRGSVELLGRPYPIYRLVFIAVAGILALAVYIAFERSTLGALVRATVADREMVHAMGVDTRKVLFGVFAVGAALAALGGTLGAPLLAPGPGIDERVLVLSLVVIVIGGLGSVRGALLGGLLIGQVQTLGVSLLPDLAPFLLFGAMLTVLVIKPAGLVPAGGRR from the coding sequence GTGGATGCCCTGGCCACCAACCTGGTGACCGTCGTCGAGGGGGTTGCCTTCGGGCTGCTCCTGTTCACCCTGGCCGTCGGATTGTCGCTGGTGTTCGGCATGATGGACGTGCTGAACCTGTCACACGGCACGCTCTACCTGGTCGGCGCCTATGCCGCGTACGCGCTGTCCGACGGCTCGTGGTGGGGGCTGGTGCTGGCCATCATCGTCGGCACCGCCGCCGGGGTCCTCGGTGGCGGCGTGCTCGCTGGAATGACGCTGCCCCTGTCCAAGCGCGGCCATCTCGATCAAGCGCTCCTCACCCTCGGGGTGGCGTTCATCGCGGGAGAACTGTTCTTCGAGGCATTCGGTCACGAGGTAGTGCCCACCGCTCCGCCGGAGGCGCTACGCGGAAGCGTCGAGCTGCTCGGGCGGCCGTATCCGATCTACCGCCTGGTGTTCATCGCGGTAGCGGGCATCCTGGCGCTGGCGGTGTACATCGCCTTCGAACGCAGCACGCTGGGCGCGCTCGTGCGGGCCACCGTCGCCGACCGCGAGATGGTCCACGCGATGGGAGTGGACACTCGGAAGGTGCTCTTCGGCGTCTTCGCCGTGGGTGCCGCGCTCGCCGCGCTGGGCGGGACACTCGGCGCGCCGCTGCTGGCGCCTGGACCGGGCATCGACGAACGCGTACTGGTGCTCTCACTCGTCGTCATCGTGATCGGCGGTCTCGGCTCGGTGCGTGGCGCGTTGCTGGGGGGCCTGCTGATCGGCCAGGTACAGACCCTCGGCGTGTCGCTGCTTCCGGACCTGGCCCCGTTCCTGCTGTTCGGCGCCATGCTGACGGTCCTGGTGATCAAACCGGCCGGTCTCGTTCCAGCGGGAGGGCGACGATGA
- a CDS encoding branched-chain amino acid ABC transporter permease: MTTQTTSTAGSEVDLRRSLRFGARPGRPSMVTWAVVVVLLAAAPFMLNNYQVSTLSRMLVFGLLAISATLLTGVTGLPTLGQAAYFGVGAYTAAIVARDLTAIGPVQVVLAALMAAVVALFTGTLATRARGVPFLMITLAIGEIAHSAATSWSSITGGSDGLSGIPRVIPLPGMDELRLDGLVYYYVLVMAVIAYLLVRALVRSPFGLVLRGVRDNEPRMRAIGYPTGRYLLAGFTVAGGLAGAAGALLVSVQRFVSPGDVGFSVAAVALLAAIIGGVGSLPGAMAGAALVVLVRDYIGTDLGGHGPLLVGAMFVAVVYLLPQGLAGVGAQVRRRIRWRRTEHPA, translated from the coding sequence ATGACCACCCAGACGACCTCCACTGCCGGTTCCGAAGTCGACCTGCGCCGCAGCCTGCGCTTCGGCGCGCGCCCGGGACGACCGTCCATGGTGACCTGGGCCGTTGTCGTCGTACTGCTGGCGGCGGCGCCGTTCATGCTGAACAACTACCAGGTCAGCACCCTGTCACGGATGCTCGTGTTCGGGCTGCTCGCCATCAGCGCGACGCTGCTGACCGGCGTCACCGGGCTGCCGACCCTGGGCCAGGCCGCATACTTCGGAGTCGGGGCCTACACCGCCGCCATCGTCGCCAGAGACCTGACCGCGATCGGCCCCGTCCAGGTGGTCCTCGCCGCCTTGATGGCGGCCGTCGTCGCCCTGTTCACCGGGACCCTCGCCACCCGGGCGCGCGGTGTGCCGTTCCTGATGATCACTCTGGCGATCGGGGAGATAGCGCATAGTGCGGCGACCTCGTGGAGCTCGATCACCGGTGGCTCCGACGGTCTGTCCGGAATCCCGCGGGTGATCCCGCTGCCCGGCATGGACGAACTGCGCCTCGACGGCCTCGTGTACTACTACGTGCTGGTCATGGCGGTCATCGCCTATCTGCTGGTGCGCGCTCTGGTGCGCTCGCCGTTCGGGCTGGTGCTACGCGGCGTCCGGGACAACGAGCCGCGAATGCGTGCCATCGGCTACCCCACGGGCCGGTACCTGCTGGCCGGTTTCACCGTCGCCGGCGGACTCGCGGGTGCCGCCGGGGCGCTCCTGGTGTCGGTGCAACGCTTCGTGTCCCCGGGCGATGTCGGGTTCTCAGTAGCGGCCGTGGCGCTGCTCGCCGCCATCATCGGCGGCGTCGGCTCGCTACCCGGAGCGATGGCCGGAGCTGCACTGGTCGTCCTCGTCCGCGACTACATCGGCACCGACCTGGGCGGGCATGGTCCGCTGCTGGTCGGAGCCATGTTCGTCGCTGTGGTGTACCTCCTGCCGCAGGGCTTGGCCGGCGTCGGCGCGCAAGTACGGCGACGAATACGATGGCGTCGAACGGAGCATCCGGCATGA
- a CDS encoding ABC transporter ATP-binding protein, translating into MSGPIAVSLHDITVRFGRLTALDSVAFDVPAGQHRAIIGPNGAGKSTLFGVVAGTHRPTSGRVIVDGDDITSLPVHRRADVGVITTFQHSSLFLRETVLENVLLAVARKARVAHRWFRPATAYREQLERSAELLAQVGLAGREALPAGALSHGERRQLEVGVALAAEPRVLLLDEPAAGMSPAETARLSELIRGLPAEMTVLLVEHDLDLVFDLAHEVTVLHLGQLLTTGSVAQVRANEDVQRAYLGAADVDELFFDREETR; encoded by the coding sequence ATGAGCGGTCCGATCGCTGTCTCGCTGCACGACATCACGGTCCGGTTCGGCCGCCTCACCGCGCTGGACAGCGTCGCGTTCGACGTTCCGGCCGGACAGCATCGCGCGATCATCGGGCCGAATGGCGCAGGCAAGTCCACGCTGTTCGGCGTCGTCGCCGGCACCCACCGGCCCACCAGCGGCAGGGTGATCGTCGACGGAGATGACATCACGTCTCTGCCGGTGCACCGCCGGGCTGACGTCGGCGTCATCACGACGTTCCAGCACTCCAGCCTGTTCCTCCGGGAGACGGTGCTCGAGAATGTCCTGCTCGCGGTGGCTCGCAAGGCCCGGGTCGCACACCGCTGGTTCCGGCCGGCCACGGCTTACCGCGAGCAACTGGAACGTTCGGCCGAGCTACTGGCCCAGGTAGGACTGGCCGGGCGCGAGGCACTTCCCGCCGGTGCCCTGTCGCACGGCGAGCGCCGTCAGCTCGAAGTCGGCGTGGCTCTCGCGGCAGAGCCACGGGTGCTGCTGCTCGACGAGCCCGCGGCGGGCATGTCGCCGGCCGAGACGGCACGTCTGAGCGAGCTGATCCGCGGACTGCCCGCCGAGATGACCGTCCTGCTCGTGGAACACGACCTCGACCTCGTCTTCGATCTCGCGCATGAGGTCACTGTCCTGCACCTGGGACAGCTGCTCACGACGGGCTCGGTCGCACAGGTCCGGGCCAACGAAGACGTCCAGCGCGCCTACCTCGGTGCGGCCGACGTCGACGAGCTCTTCTTCGATCGGGAGGAGACTCGATGA
- a CDS encoding ABC transporter ATP-binding protein codes for MSFLEIRDLHSGYQGSTVLQGVDLDVDHGQVLALLGRNGVGKSTLINTICGLVRASSGSVLLDGRELAGQRPDVAARAGIGLVPQGRRVFAGLTVTEHLEIASRIGRDGTWDRAAVLDLLPRLGERLSHRGDQLSGGEQQMLAIARALLTNPLVLLLDEPSDGLAPQLVSQVGTTISEIVQAGTAVLLVEQDLRLAFSVAQEVAVMDKGRIVLREPTMDFRADSTRARRLLGVG; via the coding sequence ATGAGCTTCCTCGAGATCCGGGACTTGCACAGCGGATACCAGGGATCCACGGTCCTGCAGGGCGTCGACCTCGACGTTGACCACGGCCAGGTGCTGGCCCTGCTCGGGCGTAACGGCGTCGGCAAGTCCACGCTGATCAACACCATCTGCGGGCTGGTGCGGGCGTCGTCGGGATCCGTGCTGCTGGACGGCCGGGAGCTGGCCGGGCAGCGACCGGATGTTGCCGCCCGCGCCGGAATCGGCCTCGTCCCGCAGGGACGGCGGGTATTCGCCGGGCTGACTGTGACCGAGCACCTCGAGATCGCCTCCCGCATCGGCCGGGACGGCACGTGGGATCGCGCCGCCGTGCTCGACCTCCTCCCCCGCCTGGGTGAACGGCTCTCACACCGCGGTGACCAGTTGTCCGGCGGCGAGCAGCAGATGCTTGCCATCGCCCGTGCGCTGCTGACGAATCCGCTGGTGTTGCTGCTCGACGAACCGTCCGACGGGCTGGCGCCGCAGCTGGTCTCCCAGGTCGGCACCACGATCTCGGAGATTGTGCAGGCCGGCACCGCGGTGCTGCTGGTGGAGCAGGACCTGCGGCTGGCGTTCTCGGTCGCCCAGGAGGTCGCCGTCATGGACAAAGGCCGGATCGTGCTCCGGGAACCGACCATGGACTTCCGCGCCGACTCCACCCGTGCGCGCCGCTTGCTCGGCGTCGGCTGA
- a CDS encoding AMP-binding protein, translated as MQLSRSAHVDTFCRDRLPPEHTWPQMLFDLPDVRYPDRLNCASELLDTTIEHYGADRTCLRTATETWTYGQLRDHANQIANVLTTQFGLVPGNRVLLRAPNNPWLVATWLGVLKAGGVVVLTMPLLRPAELITTIEMTRPDVAISDHRFLTDLQTARESAAPDLPVVPYGSSAGDDLLTLARGASTDFDDVPTAADDVALLAPTSGTTGKPKVTMHFHRDVLANADTFSRHIVKPTPDDVFTTTAPFAFTFGLGAALVFPLHAGASTLLVEKATPGELADAVAEHGVTVLFTAPTAYKAMIAGGKAGQLRGLRRAVSAGEHLPEASWQAFHDATGVRIIDGIGATEMLHIFIAAADDDIRPGSTGRPVPGYVATVLDESGAEAPPGVAGRLAVRGPTGCRYLADERQSVYVQHGWNVTGDTYLRDADGYFWYQARSDDMIVSSGYNIAGPEVEQALLTHPDVAECAVIGVPDEDRGQLVKAVVVLNEQAPHDDDTVRKLQNHVKSQIAPYKYPRSVEFRDSLPKTQTGKLQRYRLRQEATAAAGRQTPAATTPSA; from the coding sequence ATGCAGCTGTCGAGGTCCGCCCATGTCGATACCTTCTGCCGGGACCGCCTCCCACCCGAGCACACCTGGCCCCAGATGCTGTTCGACCTCCCGGACGTGCGGTATCCGGACCGGCTGAACTGCGCCTCCGAGCTGCTCGACACCACCATCGAGCATTACGGCGCGGACCGCACCTGCCTGCGGACGGCCACGGAGACCTGGACGTACGGGCAGTTGCGTGATCACGCCAATCAGATCGCCAACGTGCTCACCACACAGTTCGGCCTGGTGCCTGGCAACCGCGTGCTGCTGCGGGCACCGAACAATCCATGGCTGGTGGCCACCTGGCTCGGCGTCCTCAAGGCCGGCGGCGTCGTCGTGCTCACCATGCCCCTGCTCCGGCCTGCCGAGCTGATCACCACCATCGAGATGACCCGGCCGGACGTCGCCATCAGCGATCACCGGTTTCTCACGGATCTGCAGACCGCACGAGAATCGGCCGCACCGGATCTTCCCGTGGTGCCGTATGGGAGTTCCGCCGGCGACGACCTCCTGACCCTGGCACGTGGCGCATCCACCGACTTCGACGACGTGCCCACCGCGGCGGACGACGTCGCGCTGCTCGCACCCACCTCCGGCACCACCGGCAAACCCAAGGTGACTATGCACTTCCACCGCGACGTGCTGGCCAATGCCGACACGTTCAGCCGGCACATCGTCAAGCCCACCCCCGACGACGTGTTCACCACGACGGCGCCGTTCGCCTTCACCTTCGGCCTGGGCGCCGCTCTCGTGTTCCCGCTGCACGCCGGTGCGTCGACCCTGCTGGTGGAGAAGGCAACGCCAGGAGAGCTCGCCGACGCCGTCGCCGAACACGGCGTCACTGTCCTATTCACTGCCCCCACGGCGTACAAGGCGATGATCGCGGGCGGCAAGGCCGGCCAGCTGCGCGGCCTCAGGCGAGCGGTCTCCGCCGGTGAGCATCTCCCGGAGGCGTCCTGGCAAGCCTTCCACGACGCCACCGGGGTTCGGATCATCGACGGCATCGGCGCCACCGAGATGCTGCACATCTTCATCGCCGCCGCCGACGACGACATCCGCCCCGGCTCCACGGGCCGGCCCGTGCCGGGATATGTGGCCACCGTGCTGGACGAGTCGGGCGCCGAGGCACCGCCCGGGGTGGCCGGGCGGCTGGCCGTGCGCGGTCCCACGGGCTGCCGGTACCTGGCCGACGAGCGCCAGAGTGTCTACGTGCAGCACGGCTGGAACGTCACCGGCGACACCTACCTGCGCGACGCCGACGGATACTTCTGGTACCAGGCACGCAGCGACGACATGATCGTGTCCTCGGGATACAACATCGCCGGCCCGGAGGTGGAGCAGGCGCTGCTCACCCACCCTGACGTCGCCGAATGTGCCGTCATCGGCGTGCCGGACGAGGACCGGGGGCAGCTGGTCAAGGCCGTCGTCGTCCTCAACGAACAAGCACCGCACGACGACGACACCGTGCGCAAGCTGCAGAACCACGTCAAATCGCAGATCGCGCCGTACAAATACCCGCGGTCCGTCGAGTTCCGGGACAGCCTACCCAAGACGCAGACCGGCAAACTGCAGCGCTACCGCCTCCGGCAGGAAGCCACCGCGGCCGCCGGGCGGCAAACACCCGCGGCCACGACGCCCTCCGCGTGA
- a CDS encoding ArsR/SmtB family transcription factor — translation MDEVFKALADPGRRRLLDSLNARNGQSLRELCGELDMARQSVSKHLAVLEAANLITVARQGREKLHYLNAEPINAISERWINRYHRERVQALAELKRALEEPMTKPEFVYTTYINTTPEKLWQALTDPTFTKRYWSVTFDTDWAVGSTMTWHMGEVTMADPAQVILESEPYRRLSYTWHTVTPEFAEAVELSDELYEKLRSEPRSKITFDIEPHGAAVKLTVVHDGFEPDSTLLEMVGQGWTELLSSLKTLLETGEPLPSAQPAGQSA, via the coding sequence ATGGACGAGGTGTTCAAGGCGCTGGCGGATCCGGGTCGCCGGCGGTTGCTAGACAGCCTCAACGCTCGCAATGGGCAGAGTCTGCGGGAGCTGTGCGGCGAGCTCGACATGGCCCGCCAGTCGGTCAGCAAACATCTGGCCGTGCTCGAGGCGGCCAACCTCATCACCGTGGCGCGGCAGGGCCGGGAGAAGCTGCACTATCTCAACGCGGAGCCCATCAACGCCATCTCGGAGCGCTGGATCAACCGATACCACCGCGAGCGGGTGCAGGCACTCGCCGAACTGAAGAGAGCCCTGGAGGAACCGATGACCAAGCCGGAATTCGTCTACACGACCTATATCAACACTACGCCGGAGAAGTTGTGGCAGGCCTTGACCGACCCCACGTTCACCAAGCGGTACTGGAGTGTCACGTTCGACACCGACTGGGCGGTGGGATCGACCATGACGTGGCACATGGGCGAGGTGACCATGGCCGATCCCGCGCAGGTGATCCTCGAGTCCGAACCGTACCGGCGGCTGTCCTACACCTGGCACACCGTGACGCCGGAGTTCGCCGAGGCTGTCGAGCTGAGTGACGAGCTGTACGAGAAACTCCGAAGTGAACCACGCTCCAAGATCACCTTCGACATCGAACCCCATGGTGCGGCCGTCAAGCTCACGGTTGTACACGACGGTTTCGAGCCGGACAGCACGTTGCTGGAGATGGTCGGCCAAGGCTGGACGGAGCTGCTGTCCAGTCTGAAGACGCTGCTGGAGACCGGCGAGCCGCTGCCGTCCGCGCAACCGGCCGGCCAGAGCGCCTGA
- a CDS encoding SDR family NAD(P)-dependent oxidoreductase, which translates to MGFLDDGVFGGQVAMVTGGAGGIGAEVCRELSRRGAAVAITDLEQDAVDAVAAELRANGARSAGYAVDVRDPAQVRAVTESVAAEFGGLNLLVTLAGGSLGTPRDLDEIGPDDLDLVVDVNLKGTFYCCQAAGPYLQAAVAAGGAGAVVTVSSIGGRQPSPVTGVPYASSKAAVVGLTKRLASEWGPSGVRVNAVAPGLFLTGRLRRMYDDMPAGDRRAVLDAIALARFPEVREIVEPICYLLSGQASYITGVVLDVNGGRFMPL; encoded by the coding sequence GTGGGATTCCTCGACGATGGCGTTTTCGGCGGGCAGGTCGCCATGGTGACGGGCGGAGCGGGTGGGATCGGCGCGGAGGTGTGCCGGGAACTGTCCCGCCGGGGCGCCGCGGTGGCCATCACTGATCTCGAGCAAGATGCGGTCGACGCCGTCGCGGCTGAGTTGCGTGCCAATGGCGCGCGCTCGGCAGGCTACGCCGTCGACGTGCGGGACCCGGCGCAGGTGCGTGCCGTCACCGAATCTGTGGCCGCCGAGTTCGGCGGGCTCAACCTTCTCGTCACGCTGGCCGGAGGTTCACTGGGCACACCACGCGACCTCGACGAGATCGGGCCCGATGATCTCGATCTGGTGGTGGACGTCAACCTGAAGGGCACGTTCTATTGCTGCCAGGCGGCGGGCCCGTACCTTCAGGCGGCGGTTGCCGCGGGCGGCGCGGGCGCTGTGGTCACGGTCTCGTCGATCGGCGGGCGGCAGCCGTCGCCGGTCACGGGGGTCCCGTATGCCAGCTCCAAGGCCGCCGTCGTGGGTCTCACCAAGCGGCTGGCCAGCGAATGGGGCCCGTCCGGGGTCCGGGTCAACGCGGTGGCGCCCGGGCTGTTCCTCACCGGGCGGCTGCGGCGGATGTACGACGACATGCCGGCCGGCGACCGGCGCGCTGTACTGGACGCCATCGCACTCGCCCGGTTCCCGGAGGTGCGCGAGATCGTCGAGCCGATCTGTTACCTGCTGTCTGGGCAGGCTTCTTACATCACCGGCGTGGTGCTGGACGTCAACGGCGGCCGTTTCATGCCGCTCTAG
- a CDS encoding bifunctional salicylyl-CoA 5-hydroxylase/oxidoreductase, translating to MRIAIVGGGPGGLYFAALAKRLDPSREITVWERNAADDTFGFGVVLSDETLGGIEHADPVVYEAMQRQFARWDDIDVHYRGQVVTSGGHGFAAMSRKKLLAVLQQRCEELGVTVHFRTAAPDIDELSAGHDLVVAADGVNSGVRARYADVFQPDVEQRHCRYMWLGTDLVFDSFKFYIEQTPFGVMQIHGYPYDEHGSTFIVEMHDDVWKAAGFDATHDDNAPPGTSDDGAIARIRELFPHVLGGHEVFANNSRWLTFSTVRNATWRNRNIVLLGDAAHTAHFSIGSGTKLAMEDALALAACLHEQPDATTALDAYEDERRPVVLSTQRAAQASLEWFENLGHYTHQDPIQFAFNILTRSRRVTYDNLRLRDPEYVDAADEWFARHEVRRGVTPAPAIARPPMFQPFRLRELELKNRVIVSAMDMYSADDGMPNDFHLVHLGSKALGGAGLVMTEMVCVSEAGRITPGCTGLYTDTQETAWARVTDFVHQRSTAAIGLQLGHSGRKGSTKLMWEGIDEPLPGGNWPLVGPSPLPYSPDSQTPRELTRAEMAEIRDQFAAAARRADRAGFDLLELHCAHGYLLSSFLSPLTNHRGDEYGGSLDARLRYPLEVFDAVRDVWPGHKPMTVRISATDWHPGGTEAGDAVAFAEAFAAHGADAIDVSTGQVVKEERPAYGRSYQTPYADRIRNQVDTAVIAVGAISSPEDVNALILAGRADLCALGRTHLYDPHWTLHAAADQDYTGPGADWPVQFQAGRRKPQAGRSDGPKPRLELIREPDGGIRHARWRPTAKETS from the coding sequence ATGCGTATCGCGATCGTCGGTGGCGGACCAGGCGGTCTGTACTTCGCCGCGCTGGCCAAGCGGCTGGACCCGAGCCGCGAGATCACCGTGTGGGAACGTAACGCCGCCGACGACACCTTCGGCTTCGGTGTCGTCCTGTCCGACGAGACACTCGGCGGCATCGAGCACGCCGACCCGGTGGTCTACGAGGCCATGCAACGCCAGTTCGCGCGGTGGGACGACATCGACGTCCACTATCGCGGGCAGGTCGTCACCAGCGGCGGACACGGCTTCGCCGCCATGAGCCGGAAGAAGCTGCTGGCCGTCCTTCAGCAGCGGTGCGAGGAGCTGGGCGTCACCGTACATTTCCGTACCGCAGCCCCCGATATCGATGAGCTCAGCGCCGGCCACGACCTGGTGGTCGCCGCCGACGGCGTCAACTCCGGTGTCCGGGCCCGTTACGCCGACGTCTTCCAGCCCGACGTGGAGCAGCGACACTGCCGGTACATGTGGCTCGGCACCGACCTGGTCTTCGACTCGTTCAAGTTCTACATCGAGCAGACCCCCTTCGGGGTCATGCAGATCCACGGCTATCCGTACGACGAGCACGGCAGCACGTTCATCGTCGAAATGCACGACGACGTGTGGAAGGCGGCCGGCTTCGACGCCACCCATGACGACAACGCGCCGCCCGGCACCAGCGACGACGGCGCCATCGCCCGGATCCGCGAACTCTTTCCGCACGTCCTGGGCGGACACGAGGTCTTCGCGAACAACTCCCGGTGGCTGACCTTCTCCACGGTCCGCAACGCCACCTGGAGGAACCGCAACATCGTGCTGCTCGGCGACGCCGCGCACACCGCGCACTTCTCCATTGGCTCGGGCACCAAGCTGGCCATGGAAGACGCGCTGGCGCTCGCCGCCTGCCTGCACGAACAGCCCGACGCCACGACTGCTCTCGACGCCTACGAGGACGAGCGCCGCCCGGTCGTCCTGTCCACTCAGCGGGCCGCCCAGGCCAGCCTGGAGTGGTTCGAGAACCTCGGCCACTACACCCACCAGGACCCGATCCAGTTCGCCTTCAACATCCTCACCAGGTCCCGGCGGGTCACCTACGACAACCTGCGGCTTCGCGATCCGGAATACGTTGACGCCGCCGACGAATGGTTCGCCCGGCACGAAGTGCGGCGGGGGGTCACCCCGGCTCCGGCCATCGCCCGCCCGCCCATGTTCCAGCCGTTCCGGTTGCGTGAACTGGAATTGAAGAACCGCGTCATCGTCTCGGCCATGGACATGTACTCCGCCGACGACGGCATGCCCAACGACTTCCACCTGGTGCACCTGGGCAGTAAGGCGCTGGGCGGCGCCGGTCTGGTGATGACCGAGATGGTGTGTGTATCCGAGGCCGGGCGCATCACGCCGGGCTGTACCGGCCTCTACACCGACACCCAGGAGACCGCCTGGGCTCGTGTCACGGACTTCGTCCATCAACGCTCCACTGCCGCGATCGGGCTGCAGCTGGGCCACTCCGGCCGTAAAGGGTCCACGAAGCTGATGTGGGAGGGAATCGACGAGCCGCTACCGGGAGGGAACTGGCCACTCGTCGGGCCGTCGCCGCTGCCCTACTCCCCTGACAGCCAGACGCCGCGGGAGCTCACCCGCGCCGAGATGGCCGAGATCCGGGACCAGTTCGCCGCTGCCGCCCGGCGCGCCGACCGCGCCGGATTCGACCTGCTGGAACTGCACTGCGCACACGGGTACCTGCTGTCGTCGTTCCTGTCGCCGCTCACCAACCATCGAGGCGACGAGTACGGCGGCTCGCTTGACGCGCGGCTGCGCTACCCGCTGGAGGTCTTCGACGCCGTCCGCGACGTCTGGCCGGGGCACAAGCCGATGACGGTGCGGATCTCGGCCACCGACTGGCATCCGGGCGGCACCGAGGCCGGCGACGCCGTCGCGTTCGCCGAGGCATTCGCCGCCCACGGCGCCGACGCCATCGACGTCTCCACTGGCCAGGTGGTCAAGGAGGAACGCCCAGCTTATGGGCGCAGCTACCAGACGCCGTACGCCGACCGGATCCGCAACCAGGTGGACACCGCTGTCATCGCCGTCGGCGCGATCTCGTCACCGGAAGACGTCAACGCGCTGATCCTGGCCGGGCGGGCCGATCTGTGCGCGCTTGGTCGCACGCATCTGTACGATCCGCACTGGACATTGCATGCCGCCGCAGACCAGGATTACACCGGTCCGGGCGCGGACTGGCCGGTGCAATTCCAGGCCGGCCGGCGCAAGCCGCAAGCCGGCCGCAGCGACGGTCCGAAGCCGCGCCTGGAGCTGATCCGGGAACCGGATGGCGGCATCCGGCACGCCCGCTGGCGACCGACTGCGAAGGAAACGTCATGA